A genomic segment from Drosophila willistoni isolate 14030-0811.24 chromosome 2L unlocalized genomic scaffold, UCI_dwil_1.1 Seg72.1, whole genome shotgun sequence encodes:
- the LOC6637949 gene encoding glycerol-3-phosphate dehydrogenase, mitochondrial — translation MAKFYQMAVIVGSCRMTYHPSMIRNRDGLDDSPPPPPQMKRELPSRKMCLDALSRTEYDILIIGGGAVGSGCALDAATRGLKTALVEADDFGSGASSKSSKLLHGGLRDLEQAIGRLDLAAFRRVRSALRERSFIANMAPHLNQPVPLMLPVHHWWQTPIYWLKLSIYHMMAPKGNKTFHYISSDKAMEIFPMLRKRELCGAFVFYEGQHDDARMCLSVALTAARYGADVCNHMRVVELIKDKKSPEGNVIGAKAVDQLTGKQYKIKAKMVINATGHLSDDIRNMEDAEAAPLCTQSWASHIVLPPFYCPEQVGLFDPHTKDGRTIFFLPWQGHTLVGTTEEMRDPHALPQSTELEVQLLLEGIKSYVNPHYWDVRRCDVLAAWGGFKPLPVESDLLRQTQLRNHVINLGAGQMISIVGGTWTSFRLLAEKAVNAAIQYGDLQPLRPQSVTGLSCKLDGASGWSPKMFIRLVQDFGLERDVAVHLANTYGSNAFKVAVNADSSGKSWPIIGKRLHTEFPYIEAEVNQGIREHACTLTDMIARRLRVAFLNVQVAEEILPKVAEIMAAELKWSPRQRNQQIQDARRFLYTQMGQLNTEDSPHLTIPIKMSIKQVEKYAGQFRQLDLSNTGYVSISNCCKAMKSMGLKEVPIDLMHDVLRDIDCHAQGKVNLYEFLLLMSAVVHGDTAYLRYAKMHTNEKLSVLANQNGSRFVKMERSGGGL, via the coding sequence ATGGCAAAATTCTATCAAATGGCTGTAATTGTAGGATCATGTCGCATGACCTATCATCCGTCTATGATTCGGAATAGAGATGGATTGGATGACtcgccaccgccaccgccgcaAATGAAACGTGAGTTGCCGTCAAGGAAAATGTGTCTGGATGCCCTAAGCCGCACGGAATACGATATACTGATAATTGGCGGTGGTGCTGTTGGATCAGGTTGTGCCCTGGATGCAGCCACACGAGGTTTAAAGACTGCTCTGGTGGAGGCTGATGACTTTGGCAGTGGAGCTTCATCCAAATCGAGCAAATTGCTTCATGGTGGCCTTCGGGACTTGGAGCAGGCCATTGGTAGACTCGATTTGGCTGCCTTTCGACGGGTGCGTAGCGCTCTGAGAGAGCGGAGTTTCATTGCCAACATGGCTCCGCATCTGAATCAACCAGTGCCGCTCATGTTGCCCGTCCATCATTGGTGGCAGACTCCAATCTATTGGTTAAAATTATCCATTTACCACATGATGGCTCCGAAGGGCAATAAAACGTTTCACTACATCTCATCGGACAAGGCCATGGAGATCTTTCCAATGCTGCGCAAACGCGAACTTTGTGGAGCTTTCGTTTTCTATGAGGGACAGCATGATGATGCCCGAATGTGTTTATCGGTGGCTCTGACCGCCGCCCGCTATGGAGCGGATGTCTGTAATCATATGCGTGTGGTGGAGCTAATCAAGGACAAAAAGTCACCGGAGGGCAATGTCATAGGAGCCAAGGCTGTGGATCAATTGACTGGCAAACAGTATAAGATCAAGGCCAAAATGGTTATCAATGCTACCGGCCACCTCAGCGATGATATACGCAACATGGAGGATGCGGAAGCTGCTCCACTATGCACTCAAAGTTGGGCATCTCATATAGTTTTGCCACCTTTCTATTGCCCCGAGCAAGTGGGCCTCTTTGATCCCCATACCAAGGATGGTAGAACCATTTTTTTCTTACCCTGGCAAGGACACACTTTAGTGGGAACCACCGAAGAGATGCGAGATCCACATGCATTGCCACAATCCACGGAGCTGGAGGTGCAACTTCTCTTGGAGGGCATTAAAAGCTATGTGAATCCTCACTACTGGGATGTCCGCAGATGTGATGTCCTGGCCGCCTGGGGTGGCTTTAAGCCGCTGCCCGTTGAATCGGATTTGCTGCGGCAGACGCAATTGAGAAATCATGTCATTAATCTGGGAGCTGGTCAAATGATCTCCATTGTGGGTGGCACTTGGACCTCGTTCCGATTGCTGGCCGAGAAGGCGGTAAATGCCGCCATTCAATATGGTGATCTGCAACCACTGAGACCTCAATCCGTGACTGGTTTGTCGTGTAAGTTGGATGGCGCCTCCGGCTGGTCGCCCAAGATGTTTATACGTCTCGTCCAGGACTTTGGTTTGGAGCGTGATGTGGCCGTGCATTTGGCCAACACCTACGGCTCGAATGCCTTCAAAGTGGCCGTCAATGCGGACAGCAGTGGCAAATCTTGGCCCATCATTGGCAAACGGCTGCACACGGAGTTTCCCTACATCGAGGCAGAAGTCAATCAGGGCATACGGGAACATGCCTGCACTCTGACCGACATGATTGCTCGTCGCCTGCGTGTGGCCTTCCTGAATGTTCAGGTGGCCGAAGAGATTCTACCCAAAGTGGCTGAGATTATGGCTGCGGAGCTGAAATGGTCACCCAGACAAAGGAATCAACAGATTCAGGATGCACGTCGTTTCCTCTACACTCAAATGGGTCAATTGAATACCGAAGATTCGCCCCATCTAACGATTCCCATTAAAATGTCCATAAAGCAAGTGGAGAAATACGCCGGACAATTTCGTCAACTCGACTTGAGCAATACGGGTTATGTTTCCATTTCGAACTGTTGCAAGGCCATGAAATCCATGGGTCTGAAGGAAGTGCCCATCGATCTGATGCATGATGTTCTCCGTGATATTGATTGTCATGCCCAGGGCAAGGTAAATCTATACGAATTCCTTCTCCTGATGTCTGCCGTAGTTCATGGCGATACGGCGTACTTGAGATATGCCAAAATGCACACCAATGAAAAGTTGTCGGTGCTGGCCAATCAAAATGGTTCACGTTTTGTTAAAATGGAAAGATCTGGCGGTGGTCTCTAA